tattccCGAGAGTTAAGAACCGAGACAAAGTTAAACTACTAATATTAGATAGAGATTATAGTatgataaataaaacaacaaatgttgtatacaaaataaatatttagagATTACAAATTACTTTTACATTTTTAGATATATAAGTACTAATTCTaatcaaaattttgtttttttaattcaATGTTCTATGTACTAACTTCAGAACTATATTTACAAAAGTTATTAGTGCAGTCTGTGTTTTATACGAGTAGCTAACCTAGTTAAGTTTTATAAACAATGAGAAGTACGGATTAGAAACATCGCATATAAGAGAGATAGACGGTCCAATTTGGTATCGATATATTTCAAACAAACTCATAATTCATAATATGAACAACCCCAAATCTCACGGCATGGTTAGGTTTTAATTTCTTCAAAACAACTTAAAATCTAAAGAATTATGCAACCCAAAATACCACGGCTCCCTCTGGTAATTCTTTTCAATTAGTTTTGGTTTACAAACAAACTCATAATTAATAACATGTACAACCCAAAATCTCATGGCCTGGTTTGGTTTTAACTTCTTCAAAACAACTTAAAATCTACAAAAATTATGCAACCCAAAATACCACGGTTCCCTCTGGTAATTCTTTTCAACTAGTTTTGGTTTTCAAACAAACTCATAATTAATAATATGTACAACCCCAAATCTCACAGCCTGGTTTGGTTTTAATTTCTTCAAaacaacttaaaaaataaagaaTTATGCAACCCAAAATATCACGGTTCCCTCTGGTAATTCTTTTCAACTAGTTTTGATTTTAAACCGTAAATCAAACTTTTCAATGTAGTTTAAATTTCTTAAACTtcaaaaagatatatatatttaagcTACAACACCAACCAATGACCAAAAGACAATTATATATTTTCCTAAGTGGAAGAATAGTGCATATAGATTTTTTTTAACGACAAGAATTCTATATCTAAACATGTTAGAAGTGCAAAAAATGGGCTTTTGTTAGAACCGAAACGGGACTAATTTTGGAAACAAAGTTAACAATCAATTTAGGGTACGTTCAGGGCTTTTATCGAGTTTTAACCGGtttgggtccgagttttaaccggaTAGAGGTTGAATCAGTTCCAATTCAGTTCCTTTTTCTTCGGCCGGGTTTGGAACTAGTCTGTACCCGCGGTTCGGGTAGGGTAAGAATCGGTTCCGAGTCAGGCATTCTATGTCCAGGTTTTATGCCCATTTCTACCGTATGTAATGTAGAAATCAAGCCAGCAGGTAGTTGAAAGCCAAACGATACTAGGAAAACAACTAATTATGCATATAGATAAATTCCTCAAGGGTTGTTCTTGTAATTACTTTATAATCTTTCACACTTTTTCCCCAAATTAACTTTCCATCATTTATccaaaactcaatttttttaaatatttcaaTTCGATTTGACCCGAAGAGAAAACCCAACAATTCACTAAGCTAGATTTCCTTTTCCATCCTCATCTTCATATTCACATATTCAATTTCATTGATGAGGATACATCCTTGGTCGGACCAAATGACAAGCGAACACAAAGCCGAACCGAAAGCCTAAAGGAATGGTCGCATCTAATGCCATAGACGGAGCAATCAAGTACCCTAATCCGGCGTAACTAACTGGGGGCCCACAACTTTAACTACCATGACAACGACTGGTCCGACCCTAACTAACTCGCCATGTCAGCATCCCCAAAAAGTATAAATACCCCGCCAAGACTCCACACCAAGGGTAAtcgctactttctctctctaaactcctCTATCTCTCTCCCTGACCTATTTTCtcctcacaaatacttattctcacgcccgagcttggtcacagagaggcccccctccctgtgaTGAGGCTAACGGTGTGTCTCTTTCCTTGTGATCTTGCAGGTTCTTGTCAAGGTCATCTGAAGCTCTACTCATACCAGGTCGAACTAACTGGTTTTGAGTCTTCAGTGGCGCCATCCCCTCGAATTCACACAATTCACTTCGTTAATTCTGTTCATTCGAAACTATGGAGTCAACAACAGTTGTTTCCACAAACACTTTCCCGTCTTATAGCGACATTTGGGAAGGAAGTGTTGCACCTATAACAGCTGTTCCTACAACAGTTGCCACTTCAGCAGTCTTAGCAGGATCGGCAACAGTACCTCCACCTACAAGTTCTGCAATCGTGAGCTCTATCACCACGTTCTCAGTTACTGCTCCAGTCGCCACGTCGTTGCCTAGTTTCGACAACGCTTTCCTTTTACGGAATGCCGACTTACTACGGCAActacagcagcagcagcagcgaGAGGAAATGTTGCAGAGTCTCCGCACGAACTTGTTCAAGAGTGTTTATCCAGGCCTAATCCCGTCTCCGTCGGAGCTTTCACCTCTGGATCTATGGTAAGTCCTCTAATCTCTACTCCCATAACATGTGTTGCACAATTTTCCTCGCTTACGAATGCTCCAATAAATAACGGTCTTAACGACCTGTTTCGCCAGGGATCTGTGGGTCTAAACCCTCAATATCAAGAGTTAATCATGCCGTATCATCCTACGTCTATGACTTCTCAGTTAAAATTCACGTTAAGGATTGTTAATGCGCCGCTCCCGGCAAAATTGAAGATGCCCCCAACGTTAAAATTTTATGATGGCAcgtccgacccggacgatcaTATGTTCGCATTCGCCGGAGCAACTAAGGTCGAACAATGGCCCATGCCAGCATGGTGTCACATGTTTGCTCAGACTCTCACCGGGTCAGCAAGGGTGTGGTTCGACGGTTTACAAGAAGGGTCGATTGATCATTTTGAAGACTTCCGGCGTatgtttttgcaaaatttttgtcAACAGCGACGCTGCAAGAAAGACATCACTGAGGTCCATCACATAAAACGTCGTGATGGAGAGTCTGTCGAAGATTTTATTGGCCGTTTCAATAAGTGGGGCAGTGGACCATCTCCGTGTTTCCGGGTTCTGTCACGGAGTTCGAAACAATCAGCTTGTAGAGAAGCTCCACGAAGACCTCCCAAAAACCAAGGAGGTACTGATGGAACGAGCGAGAGCCGTCGTTCGGGGAAAAGCGCCTATGGATAACCGAACGAACAGACAGCCAAGAATGCGAAGGCTCGAACCACATCATGGAGATGGAACACATCACCACCAAAGGATAGAAACAGCAATTGGAATAGAAGTCGCAGGCAGTACCAGAAGTCTGATCGAAGCAGCTTTCAAACCAGAAACATATGTTTCAATACGTTCTCCGAATTAACCAAATCGCCGAGCGAGATCCTTAGTACGGAAACCACCCGGTTTCCTACACCGTCAAAGCAGCGGCCTATATCGGATAAACATTCTAAAAATTATTGTGAATACCACCGAGACAAGGGGCATACGACCGACGAGTGTTGGGTGCTAAAACAAGAAATCGAGAAAGCCGTACGATCCGGAAAACTCTCCCATCTCATAAAGGAAGTAAAAGATGGCAAAAAATCAGCAACCGCACCTGACAACCCAAACACTGAGGCCGGAATCAACATGATTCGGTCTACCGAACCAAGGGGGATAAAGCGGTCGAACCAGCGCATGGCAGCTTGGATGCACCAACCAACGTATTTTCCTCCGATTGATCCGGACGATGCTCGAGACGGACCGATCACAATATCGGCCGTAATTGTAGGTCATTTGGTCCGATGAATTTACGTAGACGGAGGAAGCGCCTTTGAGATAATGTATTTGCAATGTTTTCAGTAGCTGAACCCCCAAACAAGAAAGAGATTGATCGAGGTGTCTACCACTCTAATAAGTTTTTCAGGAGAGGTGGTTCGTCCGATAGGGCAAATCACCTTTCTGACCGTGTTTAAAGATAATGACAGAAGCAGAACTGTTCAGTTAACCTTCCTGGTTGTTGGTACTCATTCGTCGCATAACGTAATACTTGGATGGCCCGGTTTACGAGCTCTTGGAGCAATTAGTTCAACAATACACGGCGCCATAAAATTCCCCACCAAAGCAGGGGTCGCCACTATCTTTTCGGAATCGAATTCGTTCGTCGCAGAAGTAAGGCACGCAGCAGAAACGAGTTCCAAAAAATCTGAAGTACCTACAGAACTTTGGGCGATTAACCCAGAATTCCCAGAATAGCAGGTGGCTATCGGTGCTCAGCTCCCAAAATGAACAAAGAAGCTCCTATGGGAATTGTTGAGTAACTCAACCGATATTTTTGCATGGAAGCATTCCGATATGCAAGGTGTCCCTAGATCCATGGCACAGCACCATCTGAACGTAAAAGAATCAATCAAGCCGATAGCACAAAGGAAAAGGCACATGGCACCGGACCGAGCCAAGGCAATTGCCAAAGACATGAAGAGTCTGCTAGATGTCGGGATCATCCGAGAGGTCCGATATCAAACCTGGGTGTCGAACCCGGTTATGGTATGAAAAAAGGACAACTCGtggagaatgtgtatcgatttcaccgatttgaaTGATGCGTGCCCGAAAGATTGTTTTCCATTACCAGAGATTGATGAAAAAATCAACTCCGTTGCCACGTTAAGGCTAAAATGTTTATTAGACGCATACAAGGGGTACCATCAGATACAAATGGTAGTCGAAGACGAGGACAAGACAGCCTTTGTTACTAATGAAGGAGTTTACTGATTTACAAAAATGCCCTTCGGCCTGAAAAACACTGGTGCAACATACTAGCGTCTGATGAACAAAGCCTTCAAGGATCAGATCGAACAAAATTTAGAAGtatatgttgacgatatcatgATCAAAAGTCACGACGAAGCAGCCATGTTGAAAGATATACTCGAAACATTCACCCGAGTCCGAAGCATCAATATGAAGTTAAACCCTAAAAAGTGTACATTTGGGGTAGAAGAAGGAAAATTCTTGGGCGTCATGGTCGGATCACGAGGCCTACGAGCCAACCCTGACAAGATTGATGCTGTTCTCACCATGAAGCCTCCAACGTCAGTTAAAGAAATCCAGTCCTTAAATGGGCAATTGGCCGCTCTTTACCGTTTCCTGTCAAAAGCGGCAGATAGATCTCTGTTGGTACACAATGTCTATCGCCTACGTCATCAGTCTAGGTTGTTTCAGTAGCTTGTAATAGGGTTTAATGTGTAAAAAGTTAAGTTTATTTGTGTTTTGTACCATTTCCCACGAAATGAAGATTGCTAGgccatttcgtatgaaatgaactttgccatttcgtacgaaatggacttGCCATCTCGTGCGAAATGGATtccctataaataggggtgttgtGTTTTCCATTTGATACGATTTGGTGATATCTCTCACGAAGTGCTGTCAAATTCTCTGCATGTATTAACGTCTAAAATCAATAGAAAAccagtttaaagtgtatttctCTGCTTCTACTCACATTCTAACACCGATTCACAGTTACTAGATTGTTTCCGCCTCTCTAGTGACCTTGATTTGACTCAGGccgactcatttaggtcgaatATCAATCCTACAAgaggtatcagagctcaggatgagtcAAATCGACTGAATCAGTGCTTTGAATGGTTTAGAACTCTctacttctactcattcttggaTTTTTGAACGAATttacggacaaaatggactgatctttagatataacgtgtaaaacaccaTTTTAATCAAACCTTCAAAGTTACAGACCTTAATTCGGactaaaactgatcaaaaactctcAAAAACATCATTTCGTATGAAAATGAATCATTTCATGTGAAAATTGTGTTCAATCCGTACGAAATGAACCATTTCGTGTGAATTTTTAgcatttcgcttgaaaattttGTCCAATTCACACGAATTGGaccatttcgcttgaaaatccAAATTGTCtgttcatttcgcacgaattggcaTTCCATTTTGCTTGAAActgtcatttcgtttgaaacgTCAAATCGTCTGAAGTCCATTTCGTTTGAGGAtccattccgtttgaaagtcCAAATCGTGTGAGaagtcatttcgtttgaaaattaattttccaaaaacttagaaaattttttGAAACTGTTTTCATCGTTTAAAATGGAGAACCAAGAATTTTATAACATGTTTTTTGGAGGAGGAATGACAGCATCTCAAAATCCAGCGAGTATTATGCAGAACGTAAACATGGAGAACGAGCTTGGTACAatagtatacagaaaagttactaaatagtcttGTGTGTTTCTCTCAGTGTTAAAAattaaaagta
This genomic stretch from Helianthus annuus cultivar XRQ/B chromosome 8, HanXRQr2.0-SUNRISE, whole genome shotgun sequence harbors:
- the LOC110943237 gene encoding uncharacterized protein LOC110943237 produces the protein MPYHPTSMTSQLKFTLRIVNAPLPAKLKMPPTLKFYDGTSDPDDHMFAFAGATKVEQWPMPAWCHMFAQTLTGSARVWFDGLQEGSIDHFEDFRRMFLQNFCQQRRCKKDITEVHHIKRRDGESVEDFIGRFNKWGSGPSPCFRVLSRSSKQSACREAPRRPPKNQGAKNAKARTTSWRWNTSPPKDRNSNWNRSRRQYQKSDRSSFQTRNICFNTFSELTKSPSEILSTETTRFPTPSKQRPISDKHSKNYCEYHRDKGHTTDECWVLKQEIEKAVRSGKLSHLIKEVKDGKKSATAPDNPNTEAGINMIRSTEPRGIKRSNQRMAAWMHQPTYFPPIDPDDARDGPITISAVIVGHLVR